Proteins from a genomic interval of Symmachiella macrocystis:
- the holB gene encoding DNA polymerase III subunit delta', translating into MGWEQLRGHTQQIEMFRRTLSRGRLGQAYLFVGPEGVGKQTFATTLAQALFCQTHPITDLDPCGVCPACKQMASGAHPDFSRVQLLPTKRELLIEQFIGPKENRGKEGLCHDLSLKPMSADRKIAVIDDADKMRVESANALLKTLEEPPHGSLIVLIATNLEQLLPTIRSRCQTIRFAPLSSEDVTALILENEITDSPELAAEIAALSDGSLATAAQLGDSELLEHRRTLFAALASERFHSVNTAAQVMECIEAAGSDAAAQRQRAAWMIRFCIEYYRLSLAEASEIDPEQAEVIGAAIERAVTAQLHLDRSMSVALCMEALFDDLGRVGRAARTTA; encoded by the coding sequence ATGGGCTGGGAACAACTACGCGGACATACACAGCAAATCGAAATGTTTCGTCGCACGCTGTCGCGTGGTCGACTGGGACAGGCGTATCTGTTTGTGGGGCCTGAGGGGGTTGGCAAACAGACCTTCGCGACGACTTTAGCGCAGGCACTCTTTTGTCAGACCCACCCCATCACGGACCTCGATCCCTGCGGAGTCTGCCCGGCTTGCAAACAGATGGCCAGCGGCGCGCACCCCGATTTTTCTCGCGTGCAACTTCTGCCGACTAAACGCGAACTATTGATCGAACAGTTTATCGGCCCCAAAGAGAATCGCGGCAAGGAAGGCTTATGCCACGACTTGTCCCTCAAGCCGATGTCGGCCGACCGCAAAATCGCCGTCATTGATGACGCCGACAAAATGCGAGTTGAGAGCGCCAACGCCTTGCTAAAAACTTTGGAGGAACCGCCGCACGGTTCTTTGATCGTGCTAATCGCCACCAATCTCGAGCAGCTATTGCCCACGATTCGCTCGCGCTGCCAAACGATTCGTTTTGCCCCCCTCTCCTCCGAAGACGTGACCGCTTTAATCTTGGAGAACGAAATCACCGACTCTCCCGAGCTCGCCGCTGAAATAGCCGCACTGAGCGACGGCAGTTTGGCCACCGCAGCGCAACTGGGAGACTCTGAACTATTGGAGCATCGGCGGACATTGTTTGCCGCACTCGCTTCGGAACGTTTTCACAGCGTAAATACAGCAGCCCAGGTCATGGAATGTATCGAAGCGGCCGGTTCAGACGCGGCGGCGCAACGACAACGGGCCGCTTGGATGATCCGGTTTTGTATCGAGTACTACCGCCTCTCGCTTGCAGAGGCTTCCGAAATCGACCCGGAACAGGCGGAAGTGATCGGCGCCGCCATCGAACGCGCCGTGACAGCGCAATTGCACTTGGATCGCAGCATGTCGGTCGCATTGTGCATGGAAGCACTGTTCGACGACCTGGGACGAGTCGGCCGCGCAGCACGTACGACCGCCTGA
- a CDS encoding DUF1549 domain-containing protein has protein sequence MKVRAALIPIAVVAGVTLLVAAAARDPLRQPRRSSPANVTPSLSSAVATVDDYLNQSWTDANITPAEPADDLQILRRLSLALHGTIPSLEEIRQFQTDTQPNKLRRWTRRLLDDPRFADYFAQRLARVYVGVDEGPFIIFRRDRLTDWLSNRLQADHPYDETVRHLIAETGLWTGAPAVNFVTSARIDEDFDENKLAGRTVRAFLGQRIDCAQCHDHPFRDWTQDQFEGLAAHFGQVSLSPFGLEDIPQEYTIQDRETLEDRTVVPSVPFSPTWLPAAGTSRGQLAAWLTHPENRRFRRATVNRVWGLLFGRAYLRPVDDLDDPPSTDAPDLLDLLADDFAAQNYSIKHLIETITATQAFRAASTIDGSDDSSLAAAENKSAVFPLVRLRPEQVIGAILQAASVQTIDRNSHLLVRTIRLIREGDFIREYGDLGSDELQERGGTIPQRLVLMNGDLVRELMESNLFNSVGGTATLAPTDEQCIETAFLICLSRKPTPPESAHFVAQLQDSTDESREQIVEDLFWSLLNTTEFSWNH, from the coding sequence ATGAAAGTACGAGCCGCCCTGATTCCAATCGCTGTTGTCGCCGGCGTGACCCTGCTGGTCGCAGCGGCCGCGCGCGATCCCCTCCGCCAGCCGCGCCGTTCATCACCCGCCAACGTGACGCCCTCGCTCTCCTCCGCCGTCGCGACGGTCGACGATTATCTCAATCAATCTTGGACTGATGCCAACATCACTCCAGCTGAACCGGCGGATGACCTACAGATACTGCGACGCCTGTCACTGGCGCTGCACGGCACGATTCCCTCGCTGGAAGAAATCCGTCAATTCCAAACCGACACTCAACCCAACAAGCTGCGCCGCTGGACGCGACGGCTGTTGGACGATCCCCGCTTTGCCGATTATTTCGCCCAACGTCTCGCCCGTGTGTATGTGGGGGTCGATGAAGGACCGTTTATCATCTTTCGCCGCGATCGTCTGACCGATTGGCTCAGCAACCGGCTGCAAGCTGATCACCCCTATGACGAAACGGTGCGACACCTCATTGCCGAGACCGGGCTGTGGACCGGCGCGCCGGCGGTGAACTTTGTGACCTCTGCCCGCATCGACGAAGACTTCGACGAAAACAAACTCGCCGGCCGTACAGTCCGCGCGTTTCTAGGCCAACGCATCGACTGCGCCCAATGCCACGACCATCCCTTCCGCGATTGGACCCAAGACCAATTCGAAGGACTGGCTGCGCACTTTGGACAAGTGTCATTGTCCCCCTTCGGACTGGAAGACATACCGCAGGAGTATACAATCCAGGACCGAGAGACACTCGAAGATCGTACGGTCGTGCCGTCGGTTCCCTTCTCACCAACATGGTTACCCGCCGCCGGCACATCGCGCGGACAATTGGCCGCTTGGTTAACCCACCCTGAAAACCGCCGCTTCCGTCGCGCTACCGTGAATCGTGTCTGGGGACTCCTCTTCGGCCGCGCTTACCTCAGACCGGTAGACGACCTCGACGACCCGCCGTCGACCGATGCCCCCGACCTGCTCGATCTGCTCGCAGACGATTTCGCAGCACAGAACTACAGCATCAAACACCTAATCGAAACCATCACCGCCACCCAAGCCTTCCGCGCAGCTTCGACCATCGACGGCAGCGATGACTCATCGCTCGCCGCCGCCGAAAACAAATCGGCCGTCTTTCCACTGGTACGATTGCGTCCCGAACAGGTCATCGGCGCAATCCTGCAAGCCGCATCGGTGCAAACCATCGACCGCAACTCGCATTTACTCGTCCGCACCATCCGCCTGATTCGCGAAGGAGATTTCATCCGTGAGTACGGCGATCTGGGGAGCGACGAATTGCAGGAACGCGGCGGGACAATACCGCAGCGGCTTGTACTGATGAACGGCGACCTTGTCCGCGAATTGATGGAAAGCAATCTCTTCAACTCCGTCGGCGGCACCGCCACATTGGCTCCCACCGACGAGCAATGCATCGAAACCGCATTTTTAATTTGTCTGTCACGAAAACCAACACCACCCGAATCAGCCCACTTCGTCGCCCAACTCCAAGACAGCACGGACGAATCACGAGAACAAATCGTCGAGGATCTATTTTGGAGTCTGTTAAACACAACCGAGTTTTCCTGGAATCATTAG
- a CDS encoding DUF1501 domain-containing protein gives MPQPPLPQYPSTGLSRRVALKIAAAGTLSFALPALDLRAAAKRGAEREKSLITLWLAGGPSQLETWDPHPGTQVGGPTKALATMVPGLHIADLFPHTAEQIHELSVIRSLVSKEGDHERGAYFLKTGYRPDPTVTHPSIAALVTQQQADSRVEIPRNILIGNDPFPGRGGYLGDKFDPFKVFNPQDKVSNVTANVDYQRQQRRLSNLDIIEQSFRKNRTAAADRTQHRQTLQRALTMMTSEQLQAFELQREPATIRAAYGETSFGQGCLMARRLVETGVKAVQVTLDGFDTHANNFDGHQENAAILDPALAMLLNDLRQRDLLESTVVLCIGEFGRTPNINALDGRDHWPTGFSALLGGGGLRSGVVIGETDPTGAKKDPVDPIEVPDLYATILAVLGVEYAQEVITPIGRPLALCEGSPIERLLLPST, from the coding sequence ATGCCCCAACCACCATTACCGCAGTATCCCAGCACCGGACTCTCACGTCGCGTCGCTTTAAAAATCGCCGCCGCCGGCACACTCTCCTTCGCGCTCCCAGCATTGGATCTCCGCGCTGCTGCAAAGCGCGGCGCGGAGCGCGAGAAATCGCTGATCACGCTGTGGTTGGCGGGCGGACCAAGCCAACTCGAGACCTGGGACCCCCACCCCGGGACCCAAGTCGGCGGACCGACCAAGGCCCTAGCCACGATGGTTCCCGGTTTGCATATCGCCGACCTGTTTCCCCACACGGCCGAACAGATCCACGAACTCTCCGTGATCCGCTCGCTGGTCTCTAAAGAGGGGGACCACGAACGCGGCGCCTATTTCCTCAAAACGGGATACCGCCCCGACCCGACCGTAACCCACCCTTCCATCGCCGCGCTGGTCACACAACAACAAGCCGACAGTCGTGTCGAAATCCCCCGCAATATCTTGATCGGCAACGACCCGTTTCCCGGTCGCGGTGGATATCTCGGCGACAAATTCGATCCTTTCAAGGTTTTCAATCCGCAAGACAAAGTCAGCAACGTCACGGCAAACGTCGACTATCAACGGCAACAGCGACGGTTGTCGAACTTGGATATTATCGAACAATCGTTTCGCAAAAACCGCACCGCTGCTGCCGACCGCACGCAACATCGCCAAACCCTGCAACGGGCGCTGACCATGATGACCTCCGAGCAACTGCAGGCGTTTGAATTGCAGCGCGAACCGGCGACCATCCGCGCCGCTTATGGCGAGACCTCTTTCGGACAAGGCTGCTTGATGGCGCGGCGGCTGGTCGAGACCGGTGTCAAAGCTGTGCAAGTCACGCTCGACGGGTTCGACACGCACGCCAACAACTTCGACGGCCACCAAGAAAACGCGGCGATCCTCGACCCGGCACTGGCCATGCTGCTGAACGACCTTCGCCAACGCGATCTGTTGGAATCAACAGTCGTCTTATGCATTGGAGAATTCGGCCGCACGCCCAATATCAATGCTCTCGACGGCCGCGACCACTGGCCCACCGGTTTTTCCGCACTTCTCGGCGGCGGGGGATTGCGCAGCGGCGTTGTAATCGGCGAAACAGATCCCACCGGCGCCAAAAAAGATCCCGTCGACCCGATCGAGGTCCCCGATTTATACGCCACCATCCTCGCCGTGCTCGGAGTCGAATACGCCCAAGAAGTCATCACCCCCATCGGCCGCCCCTTGGCACTTTGCGAAGGCTCGCCGATTGAACGATTGCTGTTGCCTTCGACGTAG